A genomic segment from Geitlerinema sp. PCC 7407 encodes:
- a CDS encoding cyanophycinase, translating to MLQLEPQSLLHQGRPQSTRTSVMVIGGAEDKVHGREILHTFFARAGKAEARIAIIPCASREPAVIGERYRSIFQEMGASEIKILDIRERSQGEDPIWQRDLDDCTGVFMTGGDQLRLCSLLADTPLMEAVRLKAQLGQIVLAGTSAGAAVMGHHMIAGGGSGESPNRALVDMAIGLGIIPEVIVDQHFHNRNRMARLLSAIAMHPDRHGIGIDEDTCAIFEGEGLIRVMGKGTVTIIDAKESTYTNSAGVGATDPLSLHHLRLHILSHGDCYDLHRKTATAPEPA from the coding sequence ATGCTGCAGCTAGAACCCCAGTCCCTCTTGCACCAGGGGAGACCTCAATCGACGAGAACCTCTGTCATGGTCATTGGCGGAGCGGAAGACAAAGTGCACGGGCGCGAAATCTTGCACACCTTTTTTGCCCGTGCGGGCAAAGCCGAAGCCCGCATTGCCATTATTCCCTGCGCTTCGCGGGAGCCGGCGGTCATTGGCGAGCGCTACCGGAGCATTTTTCAAGAGATGGGGGCCTCCGAGATCAAGATTCTCGACATCCGGGAGCGTAGCCAGGGCGAAGACCCCATCTGGCAGCGCGACCTCGACGACTGTACCGGCGTCTTCATGACCGGTGGCGACCAGCTGAGGCTGTGCTCCCTGCTAGCCGACACCCCGCTGATGGAGGCAGTGCGCCTCAAGGCTCAGCTGGGCCAGATCGTCTTGGCGGGCACCAGCGCCGGGGCAGCGGTCATGGGTCACCACATGATCGCCGGTGGCGGCAGCGGCGAATCGCCCAATCGCGCCCTGGTGGACATGGCGATCGGCCTGGGCATCATTCCCGAAGTCATCGTGGATCAGCACTTCCACAACCGAAATCGCATGGCCCGCTTGCTGAGCGCGATCGCCATGCACCCCGATCGCCACGGCATCGGCATCGACGAAGACACCTGCGCCATCTTCGAGGGCGAGGGCCTCATCCGCGTCATGGGCAAAGGCACCGTCACCATCATCGACGCCAAAGAATCCACCTACACCAACAGCGCTGGTGTCGGCGCCACCGATCCCCTCAGCCTCCACCACCTGCGGCTTCACATCCTGAGCCACGGAGACTGCTACGATCTGCACAGAAAAACAGCCACGGCCCCAGAACCAGCGTAG
- a CDS encoding chloride channel protein: MSSNQTPPSERSNSALRWISSLTSSNPIVLSRWFLCWALVGIVCGLFAALYWNVLELVIHGMEQITGATLLWVMPLAGLGVGLVIYYLGDPGEIGLIVDNIHFQGGRLNPRQNPSMLLSSLVSISAGGSAGPEAPLVQVTGSFGTWAADRLKLQGESLRTMSLAAMAAGFTALFGSPLGGAMFALEILHHEHVVEYYEAILPALVSSCASFLVFAAITQLGIAPTWTFPQYTPNGIDEVWLALAYGVIGAGAGWLFIAIFRSCDRLLSAIPGPIYVRTTVAGLVLGVLAFAFPLTRYYGHHELAEAIGSNLTAIALLGLVFAKMIAISTTVTGGWRGGIIIPLFFTGACLGKAIALATPGLNSSLAMICVMAALNAAVTRTPVSTTLLLSKLANFTPFTPILFASLMGFFLAPRQPFIHSQLKVRQEAIVD, translated from the coding sequence GTGTCGTCAAATCAGACTCCTCCCTCTGAGCGCTCCAACAGCGCGCTGCGCTGGATTTCGAGCCTGACTTCGAGTAATCCCATCGTGCTGTCCCGCTGGTTTCTGTGTTGGGCGCTGGTGGGGATCGTGTGCGGCCTCTTTGCGGCCCTGTACTGGAACGTTCTAGAGCTGGTGATTCACGGCATGGAGCAAATCACCGGCGCGACGCTGCTGTGGGTGATGCCCCTGGCAGGGCTGGGGGTGGGCCTGGTGATTTATTATCTCGGCGACCCTGGGGAAATCGGCCTGATTGTGGACAACATCCACTTCCAGGGCGGTCGCCTCAATCCGCGCCAAAATCCGTCCATGCTGCTGTCCTCCCTGGTTAGCATTTCGGCGGGAGGCAGCGCGGGGCCTGAGGCGCCGCTGGTGCAGGTGACAGGCTCCTTTGGGACCTGGGCAGCCGATCGCCTAAAGCTTCAGGGCGAGAGTTTGCGCACGATGAGCTTGGCAGCAATGGCCGCAGGGTTTACGGCGCTGTTTGGGTCGCCCCTGGGCGGGGCGATGTTTGCTCTAGAGATTTTGCACCATGAGCACGTGGTGGAATACTACGAGGCGATTTTGCCAGCCCTGGTGTCAAGCTGCGCCAGTTTCTTGGTGTTTGCGGCGATCACGCAGCTGGGGATCGCGCCGACCTGGACGTTCCCGCAGTACACGCCCAATGGCATCGATGAGGTGTGGCTGGCCCTGGCCTATGGGGTGATCGGGGCGGGGGCTGGCTGGCTGTTTATCGCGATTTTTCGGAGCTGCGATCGCCTGCTGAGCGCCATTCCCGGCCCCATCTATGTGCGCACCACGGTGGCGGGTCTGGTGCTCGGCGTTTTGGCCTTCGCGTTTCCCCTCACCCGCTACTACGGTCACCACGAGCTGGCGGAGGCCATCGGCAGCAACCTGACGGCGATCGCCCTGTTGGGGCTAGTTTTCGCCAAAATGATCGCCATCAGCACCACGGTGACCGGAGGCTGGCGCGGCGGCATCATCATTCCGCTGTTCTTCACGGGCGCCTGTCTGGGCAAGGCGATCGCCCTCGCGACCCCCGGTCTCAACAGCAGCCTAGCCATGATTTGCGTCATGGCAGCCCTCAACGCTGCAGTGACCCGCACTCCGGTCAGCACCACGCTGCTGCTTTCCAAACTGGCCAACTTTACCCCGTTTACGCCGATTCTCTTTGCCAGCTTGATGGGCTTTTTCCTGGCGCCCCGTCAGCCTTTCATCCATTCCCAGCTCAAAGTCCGGCAGGAGGCGATCGTCGATTGA
- the trmD gene encoding tRNA (guanosine(37)-N1)-methyltransferase TrmD: MRFDIVTLFPDFFASPLSSGLLGKALAKDIAEVHLTNPRDFTTDKHHRVDDEPYGGGVGMLMKPDPIFAAVESLPVLPRREVVLMTPQGETLHQPLLRHWAETCDQLVIICGHYEGVDDRVLNLVTREVSLGDFVLTCGEIPALTILNGVIRLRPGTVGKEDSLKFESFEAGLLDYPQYTRPAVFRGWEVPEVLRSGNHQAIAQWRLEQQIQRTRDRRPDLYQAWLQSQSQNPGPAPEP, translated from the coding sequence GTGCGATTCGACATTGTCACTCTGTTTCCCGACTTTTTTGCTTCTCCCCTCAGCTCCGGGCTCCTAGGCAAAGCCCTCGCCAAAGACATCGCCGAGGTGCACCTCACCAACCCCCGCGACTTCACCACCGACAAGCACCACCGCGTCGATGATGAGCCCTACGGCGGCGGCGTCGGGATGCTGATGAAGCCGGACCCGATCTTCGCAGCGGTCGAATCCCTGCCCGTCCTGCCGCGCCGAGAAGTGGTCCTGATGACGCCCCAGGGCGAAACGCTCCACCAGCCCCTGCTGCGTCACTGGGCCGAAACCTGCGACCAGCTCGTGATCATTTGCGGCCACTACGAGGGCGTGGACGATCGCGTCCTCAACCTGGTCACGCGGGAGGTGTCCCTGGGAGACTTTGTGCTGACATGTGGCGAAATTCCGGCCCTGACCATCCTCAATGGCGTGATCCGGCTACGGCCCGGCACCGTCGGCAAAGAAGACTCGCTGAAGTTCGAGAGCTTTGAGGCGGGGCTCCTGGACTATCCCCAGTACACGCGACCGGCGGTGTTTCGGGGCTGGGAGGTGCCCGAGGTGCTGCGATCGGGCAATCACCAGGCGATCGCCCAGTGGCGTCTAGAGCAGCAGATCCAGCGCACCCGCGATCGCCGCCCCGACCTCTACCAAGCCTGGCTGCAATCCCAATCCCAAAACCCCGGCCCCGCCCCAGAGCCCTAG
- a CDS encoding ATP-dependent Clp protease proteolytic subunit has product MKSPIQAVQSPYYGDGFHRTPPPDLPSLLLKERIVYLGMPLVPAVTELIIAELLYLQYEDPEKPIRIYINSTGTSSYSGEPVGFETEAFAICDTISYIKPPIHTICIGSAMGMAAMLLSAGTKGCRASLPHASIVLHQPKSYARGQATDIQIRAKEVLANKETMVSILSRNTGQAPEKIIKDMDRLLYMTPQEAKEYGLIDRVLESQEDLNKPLPAGVS; this is encoded by the coding sequence ATGAAATCACCGATTCAGGCCGTTCAGTCTCCCTACTACGGAGACGGATTTCATCGGACCCCCCCGCCAGACTTGCCCTCCCTTCTTCTGAAGGAGCGCATCGTGTATCTCGGCATGCCCCTCGTGCCAGCGGTGACGGAGCTGATCATTGCTGAGCTGCTGTACTTGCAGTACGAAGATCCCGAAAAGCCCATTCGGATCTACATCAACTCCACCGGCACCTCCAGCTACAGTGGCGAACCTGTGGGTTTTGAGACCGAAGCCTTCGCTATCTGCGACACCATCAGCTACATCAAGCCCCCCATCCACACCATCTGCATCGGCTCTGCGATGGGTATGGCCGCCATGCTGCTGTCCGCCGGAACCAAAGGCTGTCGCGCGAGCCTTCCCCACGCCAGCATCGTGCTCCATCAGCCCAAGAGCTACGCTCGCGGTCAGGCCACCGACATTCAGATCCGAGCCAAAGAAGTGCTGGCCAACAAAGAAACCATGGTCAGCATCTTGTCTCGCAACACCGGTCAGGCGCCGGAGAAAATCATCAAAGACATGGACCGCCTGCTCTACATGACGCCCCAAGAGGCGAAAGAATACGGCTTGATCGATCGCGTGCTGGAATCCCAGGAAGATCTCAACAAGCCTCTGCCTGCTGGCGTTAGCTAG
- a CDS encoding ATP-dependent Clp protease proteolytic subunit: MPIGVPKVPYRMPGETYTQWIDIYNRLYRERIIFLGRDVDDEIANQIIAVMLYLDSEDPGKDIILYINSPGGMVTAGMAIYDTMQHVKSDVVTICVGLAASMGSFLLAAGTKGKRLALPHSRIMIHQPSGGTRGQATDIEIEAREILRIRQELNGIYAKNTGQPIEKIEKDMDRDFFMSAYEAKEYGLIDRVIEDHR, translated from the coding sequence ATGCCGATTGGCGTCCCAAAGGTTCCCTACCGGATGCCGGGGGAGACCTACACCCAATGGATTGATATCTACAACCGCCTGTACCGGGAGCGCATTATTTTCCTGGGTCGGGATGTCGACGACGAGATCGCCAACCAGATCATTGCTGTGATGCTCTATCTGGATTCTGAGGACCCCGGCAAAGACATCATTCTCTACATCAACTCCCCGGGCGGGATGGTGACAGCGGGTATGGCCATCTACGACACCATGCAGCACGTCAAGTCCGACGTGGTGACGATCTGTGTCGGCCTTGCGGCGTCCATGGGCTCTTTCTTGCTGGCTGCTGGCACCAAGGGCAAGCGTTTGGCGCTGCCCCACTCGCGGATCATGATTCACCAGCCGTCTGGCGGTACGCGCGGTCAAGCGACGGACATCGAGATCGAGGCGCGGGAAATCTTGCGGATCCGCCAAGAGCTGAACGGCATCTACGCCAAGAACACCGGTCAGCCCATCGAGAAGATCGAGAAAGATATGGACCGCGACTTCTTCATGTCGGCCTACGAGGCGAAGGAGTATGGTTTGATCGATCGCGTGATTGAGGATCACCGATAG
- a CDS encoding J domain-containing protein: MNLADCYRVLGLRSGASFAEIKASYRRLARQYHPDVNAGDQRAKEKFIELTAAYQQLLTAVQPQNQGAETAERSPQAAQSAASRPVKTRVVRRPPKVEMNPRLSEIEQRLKEQSYDQLQELLKHHRYPRAIALVEGLAQRIAHDPEVRQWQAIAYQRWGRHLIQLNQLDKARVYLKKALRTDPHNRSLWAEVERDFRTLEERY, encoded by the coding sequence ATGAACCTTGCAGATTGCTATCGTGTGTTGGGACTGCGTTCTGGAGCCTCGTTTGCTGAGATTAAGGCGTCCTATCGACGGCTGGCGCGGCAGTACCATCCCGATGTGAATGCGGGCGATCAGCGGGCGAAGGAAAAGTTTATCGAGCTGACGGCGGCCTATCAGCAGCTGCTGACTGCGGTGCAGCCCCAGAACCAGGGGGCTGAGACGGCGGAGCGATCGCCCCAAGCAGCTCAGAGCGCGGCCTCTCGACCGGTGAAGACGCGGGTGGTGCGCCGCCCGCCCAAGGTGGAGATGAATCCGCGCCTGTCGGAGATCGAGCAGCGCCTGAAGGAGCAGTCCTACGATCAGCTCCAGGAATTGCTCAAGCACCATCGCTATCCGCGGGCGATCGCTCTGGTGGAGGGACTGGCTCAGCGGATCGCCCATGATCCGGAGGTGCGCCAGTGGCAGGCGATCGCCTATCAGCGCTGGGGCCGCCACCTGATCCAGCTCAATCAGCTCGATAAGGCGCGGGTCTATCTCAAAAAAGCCCTGCGCACCGACCCCCACAATCGCTCTCTGTGGGCGGAGGTGGAGCGAGATTTTCGGACATTAGAGGAGCGCTACTAG
- a CDS encoding histone deacetylase encodes MDLPLVYHPDYVIPLPAGHRFPMAKFRLLYESLIQDGVAHASQFHQPEYPTPEILAHVHGPDYIQAYCEGTLDAKAQRRIGLPWSSALVRRTCTAVGGTLLTARMALEHGLACNTAGGTHHAFPNHGSGFCIFNDLAIAARVLQAEGVVQKVLIVDLDVHQGDGTALIFQDDPSVFTFSMHCEVNFPGTKQRSDLDVPLPEGLEDDAYLQTLAQYLPDLLSQVKPDLVLYDAGADPHVGDRLGKLALTDSGLYRRDMQVLSTCLGSGYPVASVIGGGYAHNLNDLVYRHSLLHRAASEVYRHCRL; translated from the coding sequence ATGGACTTACCCCTGGTCTATCACCCAGACTATGTGATTCCGCTGCCAGCGGGGCACCGCTTCCCCATGGCCAAGTTTCGGCTGCTCTACGAGAGCCTGATCCAGGACGGCGTGGCCCATGCCAGCCAGTTTCATCAGCCGGAGTACCCGACACCGGAGATCCTGGCCCACGTCCACGGCCCCGACTACATTCAGGCCTACTGCGAGGGCACCCTGGACGCCAAGGCCCAGCGCCGCATTGGGCTGCCGTGGTCGAGCGCCCTGGTCCGGCGCACCTGTACCGCCGTGGGGGGCACCCTTTTGACGGCGAGGATGGCCCTAGAGCATGGCCTCGCCTGCAATACCGCTGGCGGCACCCACCACGCCTTCCCCAACCACGGCTCGGGCTTTTGTATTTTTAATGATTTGGCGATCGCGGCGCGGGTGCTCCAGGCCGAAGGCGTGGTCCAAAAAGTCCTGATCGTCGATCTGGACGTCCACCAAGGGGACGGCACAGCCCTGATTTTTCAGGACGACCCCAGCGTGTTCACCTTTTCGATGCACTGCGAGGTCAACTTTCCCGGCACCAAGCAGCGCAGCGATCTCGACGTGCCGCTGCCCGAAGGTCTCGAAGACGATGCCTATTTACAAACGCTGGCCCAGTACCTACCGGATCTGTTGAGCCAGGTGAAGCCCGATCTAGTGCTGTACGACGCCGGGGCCGATCCCCACGTGGGCGATCGCCTGGGCAAGCTGGCGCTGACCGACTCGGGGCTCTATCGGCGCGACATGCAGGTCCTGAGCACCTGCCTAGGGAGCGGCTATCCGGTGGCCAGCGTCATCGGCGGCGGCTACGCCCACAACCTCAACGACCTGGTGTATCGCCACTCCCTGCTGCACCGGGCCGCCAGCGAAGTCTACCGTCACTGCCGCCTCTAG
- the serS gene encoding serine--tRNA ligase, whose translation MLDLKQIRENPDQVQAALNRRGAGYDLQPILALDQQQRELETGRSQLQARSNEIGKLVGQKIKAGSDPQGPEIAALRQEGNQVKEQLAELEPQERDIKAQIEALVLALPNLPHPSTPEGKSDADNVEVRRWGDEHIPQGEGLLPHWEIGEKLGILNFERSAKIAQSRFATLLGKGAALERSLINFMLDRQTAAGYGEVMPPLLVNSQSLTATGQLPKFAEESFQCRQDDLWLIPTAEVPVTNLYRDEILNAEELPIYHCAYTPCFRREAGSYGRDTRGLIRLHQFNKVELVKFVHPETSEEEHEKLVADAEAILQALKLPYRVVQLCAGDLGFSAMKCYDLEVWLPSSNSYREISSCSNFGDFQARRGGIRFKTAGKKGTQFVHTLNGSGLAIGRTMAAVLENYQQADGTVKVPEVLQPYLRCEVI comes from the coding sequence GTGCTCGATCTCAAGCAAATTCGCGAAAACCCTGACCAGGTGCAAGCTGCTCTCAACCGCCGGGGAGCTGGCTACGATCTGCAACCGATTTTGGCGCTGGACCAGCAGCAGCGGGAACTGGAAACCGGGCGATCGCAGCTGCAGGCCCGCAGCAATGAGATTGGGAAGCTGGTCGGCCAAAAGATCAAGGCGGGCAGCGATCCCCAAGGCCCCGAAATCGCGGCGCTGCGCCAGGAAGGCAACCAGGTCAAAGAGCAGCTCGCCGAGCTCGAGCCCCAGGAGCGAGACATCAAGGCGCAGATCGAGGCGCTGGTGCTGGCCCTGCCCAATTTGCCCCATCCTTCGACCCCCGAGGGCAAGAGCGACGCGGACAATGTAGAGGTGCGGCGCTGGGGCGATGAGCACATTCCCCAGGGCGAGGGCTTGCTGCCCCACTGGGAGATCGGGGAAAAGCTGGGCATTTTGAATTTCGAGCGATCGGCCAAGATTGCCCAGAGCCGTTTTGCCACGCTGCTGGGCAAGGGCGCAGCGCTGGAGCGATCGCTGATCAACTTCATGCTCGATCGCCAAACCGCCGCCGGATACGGCGAGGTGATGCCGCCGCTGCTGGTCAACAGCCAGTCTCTGACCGCCACCGGCCAGCTGCCCAAATTCGCAGAAGAAAGCTTCCAGTGTCGGCAGGATGACCTGTGGCTGATTCCCACGGCAGAGGTGCCAGTCACCAACCTCTACCGAGACGAGATCCTGAACGCCGAGGAGCTGCCCATTTATCACTGCGCCTACACGCCGTGCTTCCGGCGCGAAGCGGGCAGCTATGGGCGCGACACCCGCGGCCTGATTCGGCTGCACCAGTTCAACAAGGTAGAGCTGGTGAAGTTCGTTCACCCCGAGACCTCCGAGGAGGAGCACGAAAAGCTGGTGGCCGACGCGGAGGCGATTCTTCAGGCGCTGAAGCTGCCCTACCGAGTGGTGCAGCTGTGCGCAGGAGACCTGGGCTTCTCGGCGATGAAGTGCTACGACCTAGAGGTTTGGCTGCCCTCGTCCAATAGCTATCGGGAGATTTCCAGCTGCTCGAATTTTGGCGACTTCCAGGCGCGGCGCGGCGGGATCCGCTTCAAGACGGCGGGCAAGAAGGGCACGCAGTTCGTGCACACGCTGAACGGCTCGGGCCTCGCCATCGGGCGCACGATGGCGGCAGTGCTGGAGAACTATCAGCAAGCCGACGGCACGGTGAAGGTGCCTGAGGTGCTGCAGCCCTATCTGCGCTGTGAGGTGATCTAG
- a CDS encoding glycoside hydrolase, with translation MAHPLHVAIIWHQHQPLYKSRMGGQYRLPWVRLHGTKDYLDLVLLLERYPKLHQTVNLVPSLILQLEDYVAGTAFDPYLSVALKAEEQLDDTEKRFIAEHFFDANRHHLIDPHPRYAELYHQRQERGITWCLEHWSAQDYSDLMAWHNLAWIDPLFWDDPAIAQWLEQGQNFTLSDRQRIYSKQREILSRIIPQHRKMQDAGQLEVTTTPYTHPILPLLADTNAGRVAVPQMGLPEHRFQWAEDIPRHLQKAWDLYLDRFGRSPRGLWPSEQSVSPTILPYVAKQGFNWLCSDEAVLGWTLKHFFHRDGFGNVLEPEMLYRPYRLETPYGDLAIVFRDHRLSDLIGFTYGAMDPKRAATDLVSHLEAISRSLKSRQEGGGTVLHDPWLVTIALDGENCWEFYQQDGKPFLEHLYHTLSEHRDIKLVTVAEYIDQFPPTAKLPADQLHSGSWVDGSFTTWIGDPAKNRAWDLLTQARQVLANHPEATEETNPEAWEALYAAEGSDWFWWFGEGHSSNQDAMFDQLFREHLYALYQALNEPVPEELRRPVEIHEARGDHGPESFIHPIIDGLGDEQDWDKAGRVEVGGARGTMHRSSTIQRIWYGVDHLNFYLRFDFRAGVKVGVDCPPELHILWYYPDRILHNSPIPVAELPDHAPLNYLYHHHLGINLETQSTWFQEAGEHYRWYSRANRIQIGLNTCLEVAIPWADLPPAEPDWSLRLVSIFADEGRFCEYLPEDQMVAITVP, from the coding sequence ATGGCTCATCCCCTCCACGTCGCAATCATCTGGCACCAGCATCAGCCTCTCTACAAAAGCCGCATGGGAGGCCAGTATCGCCTGCCTTGGGTCCGGCTCCACGGCACCAAAGACTACCTGGATTTGGTGCTTCTGCTCGAGCGCTATCCCAAGCTGCACCAAACGGTCAACTTGGTGCCGTCGCTGATTTTGCAACTGGAGGATTATGTTGCGGGGACGGCCTTTGATCCGTACCTGAGCGTGGCCCTCAAGGCGGAGGAGCAGCTCGACGACACCGAAAAGCGCTTCATTGCCGAGCATTTCTTCGACGCCAATCGCCACCACCTGATCGACCCCCATCCCCGCTATGCCGAGCTCTATCACCAGCGCCAAGAGCGGGGAATCACCTGGTGCCTAGAGCACTGGAGCGCCCAGGACTACAGCGACCTGATGGCGTGGCACAACCTGGCCTGGATCGACCCCCTGTTTTGGGATGATCCGGCGATCGCCCAGTGGCTCGAGCAGGGGCAAAACTTCACCCTGAGCGATCGCCAGCGCATCTACTCCAAGCAGCGCGAGATTTTGAGCCGGATCATTCCCCAGCACCGCAAGATGCAGGATGCGGGCCAGCTCGAGGTCACCACCACCCCCTACACTCACCCGATCTTGCCGCTGCTGGCAGACACCAACGCCGGCCGCGTCGCCGTGCCCCAGATGGGACTGCCCGAGCACCGCTTCCAGTGGGCCGAAGACATTCCTCGCCACCTCCAAAAAGCCTGGGACCTGTATCTCGATCGCTTTGGGCGATCGCCTCGCGGTCTGTGGCCCTCCGAGCAGTCCGTCAGCCCCACCATCCTTCCCTACGTCGCCAAACAAGGCTTCAACTGGCTCTGCTCTGACGAAGCCGTCCTGGGCTGGACCCTCAAGCACTTCTTCCATCGCGACGGTTTCGGCAATGTCCTAGAGCCCGAGATGCTCTATCGGCCCTACCGCCTCGAAACCCCCTACGGCGATCTGGCCATCGTCTTCCGCGATCACCGACTGTCGGACCTGATCGGCTTCACCTACGGCGCCATGGATCCCAAGCGGGCCGCCACAGACCTGGTCAGCCACCTCGAAGCCATCAGCCGCTCCCTCAAGTCTCGCCAAGAAGGCGGCGGCACCGTCCTCCACGATCCTTGGCTAGTCACCATCGCCCTGGATGGCGAAAACTGCTGGGAGTTTTATCAGCAAGACGGCAAGCCCTTCTTGGAGCACCTCTACCACACCCTCAGCGAGCACCGAGACATCAAGCTGGTCACCGTGGCGGAATACATCGACCAGTTTCCACCCACGGCCAAGCTGCCCGCCGACCAGCTGCATAGCGGCTCCTGGGTCGACGGCAGCTTCACCACCTGGATTGGCGACCCCGCCAAAAACCGGGCCTGGGACCTACTTACCCAAGCGCGCCAGGTCCTGGCCAACCATCCCGAAGCCACCGAAGAAACGAACCCCGAAGCCTGGGAAGCGCTGTATGCAGCCGAGGGCTCAGACTGGTTCTGGTGGTTTGGCGAAGGGCACTCCTCCAACCAGGACGCCATGTTCGACCAGCTGTTTCGGGAGCACCTCTACGCGCTGTATCAGGCCCTCAACGAGCCGGTGCCCGAGGAGCTGCGGCGTCCGGTCGAAATCCACGAGGCGCGGGGCGATCATGGCCCCGAGAGCTTCATTCACCCGATCATCGATGGCCTGGGAGACGAGCAGGACTGGGACAAGGCCGGTCGGGTCGAAGTGGGGGGCGCCCGGGGCACCATGCACCGCAGCAGCACGATTCAGCGGATCTGGTACGGCGTGGACCACTTGAATTTCTACTTGCGCTTTGACTTCCGCGCCGGGGTGAAAGTGGGGGTCGACTGCCCGCCGGAGCTGCACATTCTCTGGTACTATCCCGATCGCATTCTGCACAACAGCCCGATTCCGGTGGCGGAGCTGCCCGACCATGCGCCGCTAAACTACCTCTACCACCACCACCTGGGCATCAACCTCGAAACCCAATCGACCTGGTTCCAGGAAGCGGGGGAGCACTACCGATGGTACTCGCGGGCCAACCGCATCCAGATCGGTCTCAACACCTGCCTAGAGGTTGCCATTCCCTGGGCCGATCTGCCGCCAGCAGAGCCGGACTGGTCGCTGCGGCTGGTGTCGATTTTTGCGGATGAGGGCCGCTTCTGCGAGTACCTGCCGGAGGATCAAATGGTCGCCATTACGGTGCCGTAG
- a CDS encoding NifU family protein, which translates to MAEVMELTPENVEKVLDDLRPYLMADGGNVELADIEGPIVKLRLQGACGSCPSSAMTLKMGIERRLREMIPEIAEVEQVL; encoded by the coding sequence ATGGCCGAAGTCATGGAATTGACCCCCGAGAACGTTGAAAAAGTCCTCGACGATCTGCGCCCGTACCTGATGGCGGACGGCGGCAACGTCGAGCTTGCCGATATCGAAGGCCCCATCGTGAAGCTGCGCCTCCAGGGCGCCTGCGGCTCCTGCCCCAGCTCTGCCATGACCCTCAAGATGGGCATCGAGCGTCGGCTCCGGGAAATGATCCCCGAGATTGCTGAGGTCGAGCAGGTCCTCTAG
- a CDS encoding DUF3386 domain-containing protein, translated as MTDQQDARAFFRAAYENRYTWDTDFPGYTADLELTQGDEVYTGKVRINADFSVEVSGIEDETVRESVYTQLRDIVTHRKRSSFEQSHGKNSFSFGDRDDTDAIEILVQGDAMGSNYKVRGQEICQVSRVMGRMAFTIDHHASQDTGKGYVATRYDAVFRNPQTQDLLRVMKFEDRFEPVGDYYILTQQVIQAEDPQGQQTTTCFSYSNVQLLTPAAV; from the coding sequence ATGACGGACCAACAAGACGCTCGCGCATTTTTTCGCGCGGCCTACGAAAATCGCTACACCTGGGACACAGACTTCCCGGGCTACACCGCTGATCTAGAGCTCACCCAGGGCGACGAGGTCTACACGGGCAAAGTTCGGATCAACGCTGACTTTAGTGTCGAGGTCAGCGGCATTGAAGACGAAACGGTTCGCGAAAGTGTCTACACCCAGCTGCGGGACATCGTAACCCACCGCAAGCGATCGAGCTTTGAGCAGTCCCACGGCAAAAATAGCTTTAGCTTTGGCGATCGCGATGACACCGACGCCATCGAGATCCTGGTGCAGGGCGACGCCATGGGATCCAACTACAAGGTGCGCGGCCAAGAAATTTGCCAAGTTAGCCGCGTCATGGGCCGCATGGCCTTTACCATCGACCATCACGCCAGCCAGGACACCGGCAAAGGCTACGTCGCTACCCGCTACGACGCGGTCTTTCGCAACCCCCAGACCCAGGACCTGCTGCGGGTGATGAAGTTTGAAGATCGCTTTGAGCCGGTGGGGGACTACTACATCCTCACCCAGCAAGTGATCCAGGCCGAAGACCCCCAAGGTCAGCAAACCACCACGTGCTTTAGCTACTCCAACGTGCAGTTGCTCACACCAGCCGCAGTGTAA